One part of the Gossypium raimondii isolate GPD5lz chromosome 1, ASM2569854v1, whole genome shotgun sequence genome encodes these proteins:
- the LOC105774142 gene encoding uncharacterized protein LOC105774142, producing MDQQEHEEQPPTSPTSSSSSYTLFLKIMSKRKTWVFLFVLVYAILLDSSWNFLKSILSWYHQNQARYQSPGWPALYASVLLGGVFGLISMAAAVAVAVPATMVTWITVVVLLAFFGKPKRTLVAEGKKITREIAGSVLKTLLTEGNVVALVCAVLGYYVLVSNNNGE from the coding sequence atGGATCAACAAGAGCACGAAGAACAACCACCAACATCTCcgacatcatcatcatcatcgtaCACCTTGTTCTTAAAAATCATGAGCAAAAGAAAAACATGGGTATTCCTCTTCGTATTAGTTTACGCTATCCTTTTAGATTCTTCATGGAATTTCCTCAAATCCATACTTTCTTGGTACCACCAAAACCAAGCCCGGTATCAATCACCCGGTTGGCCTGCCCTGTACGCTTCCGTCCTTCTCGGTGGGGTTTTTGGGTTGATTTCTATGGCTGCGGCGGTGGCTGTGGCGGTGCCGGCTACTATGGTGACGTGGATAACGGTGGTTGTTTTGCTTGCTTTCTTTGGGAAACCAAAACGGACGTTGGTGGCTGAAGGGAAGAAGATTACTAGAGAGATCGCCGGCTCCGTTTTGAAGACTTTGTTGACGGAAGGGAACGTCGTGGCTCTTGTTTGTGCCGTTTTGGGTTACTATGTACTTGTGAGTAACAACAATGGTGaatga